The Geothrix sp. genome has a window encoding:
- a CDS encoding aminotransferase class V-fold PLP-dependent enzyme: MNAPPLNPALFHLDREHLWVMHCSEGPVPRAGVIAVQAFLQKELRPWEVRWVEDFQGIPAALRTEAATLLGGRADDISLHPSTSSGLVAVAQGFPWQPGDEVLAPLGEFPSNAWPWLALKARGVGFREVPLWEGHRAGREAWTSLPPTVGADPEARLIAALGPRTRILALSWVRFQDGLKLDLQRLGKACRERGVHLVVDGIQAAGTVPVDLEGLSAFATSGHKGLLAPQGMGFLWTEAHFRQSLSPSGTWLSVEDATDFSRPSTDFDRDWLPDGRALEPGGPNLLQATALLESLRLINGAGVATIAGHAAHLQSRLLEALMDSPWAEEAIRLRNLLAAGRLGSFLAFHHGGGDGDAGADHLQALLQAGYRRGIFASVREGYLRVAFHGFHTEEDADRLAAWLTGTAS; this comes from the coding sequence ATGAACGCGCCGCCTCTCAACCCCGCCCTGTTCCATCTGGACAGGGAACACCTCTGGGTCATGCACTGCTCGGAGGGGCCGGTGCCCCGTGCGGGGGTGATCGCCGTCCAGGCCTTCCTGCAGAAGGAGCTGCGGCCCTGGGAAGTCCGCTGGGTGGAGGATTTCCAGGGAATTCCAGCGGCGCTGCGGACCGAGGCCGCAACCCTCCTGGGCGGCCGTGCCGACGACATCAGCCTGCATCCCAGCACCTCCTCGGGCCTGGTGGCCGTGGCCCAGGGCTTCCCCTGGCAGCCTGGCGACGAGGTTCTGGCCCCCTTAGGCGAATTTCCGTCCAATGCCTGGCCCTGGCTGGCCCTGAAGGCGAGGGGTGTGGGCTTCCGCGAGGTGCCCCTCTGGGAGGGCCACCGGGCCGGCCGCGAGGCCTGGACGAGTCTGCCGCCCACGGTTGGGGCGGACCCCGAGGCGCGGCTCATCGCCGCCCTGGGCCCGCGCACCCGCATTCTGGCGCTTTCCTGGGTGCGCTTCCAGGATGGCCTCAAGCTGGACCTGCAGCGCCTGGGCAAGGCCTGTCGCGAGCGCGGCGTGCATCTCGTGGTGGATGGCATCCAGGCGGCGGGCACGGTGCCGGTGGACCTGGAGGGCCTCTCGGCCTTCGCGACCAGCGGTCACAAGGGTCTTCTGGCGCCCCAGGGCATGGGTTTCCTGTGGACTGAAGCGCATTTTAGACAGTCACTGTCGCCTTCGGGCACCTGGCTGTCGGTGGAGGATGCCACGGACTTCTCCCGCCCCTCCACGGACTTCGACCGGGATTGGCTGCCGGACGGCCGCGCCCTCGAGCCCGGTGGGCCGAACCTGCTCCAGGCCACGGCCCTGCTGGAGTCTCTGCGCCTGATCAACGGCGCGGGCGTGGCGACCATTGCGGGTCATGCCGCCCACCTCCAGAGCCGCCTCTTGGAAGCCCTGATGGATTCGCCCTGGGCGGAGGAGGCGATTCGACTCCGAAACCTGCTGGCGGCGGGACGACTGGGATCGTTCCTGGCCTTCCACCACGGGGGTGGGGATGGAGACGCGGGCGCAGATCATCTCCAGGCCCTGCTGCAGGCCGGCTACCGGAGGGGCATCTTCGCCTCGGTGCGCGAGGGTTACCTGCGCGTGGCTTTCCACGGCTTCCACACCGAAGAGGATGCGGATCGCCTGGCCGCCTGGCTTACCGGAACAGCCAGCTGA
- the thyX gene encoding FAD-dependent thymidylate synthase, protein MNHSEIKVLDKGFVRLIDHMGSDLSVVNAARVSFGKKKEAFEAGDAKLIDYLAEHEHTSPFRHTALTLHVKAPIFVFRQWMKHRIGSEFNEISGRYVEFPEDEFFVPAVFRRQAKVNKQGSEGEIDGADGARALASYLESCRGAVAHYKELLSLGVCREQARCVLPVALYSEVYWTVSLQAVAHFIRLRADSHAQWEIQQYAAAVRSVVEPLYPVGLKALLASGKG, encoded by the coding sequence ATGAATCATTCCGAGATCAAGGTGCTGGACAAAGGCTTCGTCCGCCTCATCGACCACATGGGATCGGACCTGTCCGTGGTGAACGCGGCGCGGGTGTCCTTCGGGAAGAAGAAGGAGGCCTTCGAAGCGGGTGACGCCAAGCTGATCGACTACCTGGCGGAGCACGAGCACACCTCGCCCTTCCGCCACACGGCGCTGACGCTGCATGTGAAGGCGCCCATCTTCGTCTTCCGCCAGTGGATGAAGCACCGCATCGGCTCCGAGTTCAACGAGATCAGCGGCCGGTATGTGGAGTTCCCTGAGGATGAATTCTTCGTGCCCGCGGTCTTCCGGCGCCAGGCCAAGGTGAACAAGCAGGGCAGCGAGGGCGAGATCGACGGGGCCGACGGCGCCCGGGCCCTGGCAAGCTACCTGGAGAGCTGCCGCGGCGCCGTGGCGCATTACAAAGAATTACTCTCCCTGGGCGTCTGCCGGGAGCAGGCCCGCTGCGTGCTGCCCGTGGCGCTCTACTCGGAGGTCTACTGGACCGTGAGCCTCCAGGCCGTGGCGCACTTCATCCGCCTGCGGGCCGACAGCCACGCCCAGTGGGAGATCCAGCAGTACGCGGCCGCCGTTCGGTCGGTGGTGGAACCCCTCTATCCGGTGGGCCTGAAGGCCCTGCTGGCCTCAGGGAAGGGATGA
- the fsa gene encoding fructose-6-phosphate aldolase: MKFFIDTANIDEIKRINALGVLDGVTTNPSLIAKETGKPFEAIIAEICGIVDGPISAEVIGLEAPAMIEEGRRLAKIHKNVVVKLPLIAEGLKACKALTAEGIHTNVTLCFSATQALMAAKAGATYVSPFVGRLDDINLDGMELIREIVAIFENYGFATQCLAASIRQPRHVTDAALAGAHVATIPTKVFDQMLKHPLTDKGVEGFLADWAKSGR, from the coding sequence ATGAAGTTTTTCATCGACACCGCCAACATCGACGAGATCAAGCGCATCAACGCCCTGGGCGTGCTGGACGGGGTGACCACCAACCCCAGCCTCATCGCCAAGGAGACGGGCAAGCCCTTCGAGGCGATCATCGCCGAGATCTGCGGCATCGTGGACGGCCCCATCAGCGCCGAGGTGATCGGCCTGGAGGCCCCCGCCATGATCGAGGAGGGCCGCCGCCTCGCCAAGATCCACAAGAATGTGGTGGTCAAGCTGCCGCTGATCGCCGAGGGCCTGAAGGCCTGCAAGGCGCTCACGGCCGAGGGCATCCACACCAATGTGACCCTTTGCTTCAGCGCCACCCAGGCCCTCATGGCCGCCAAGGCCGGCGCCACCTATGTGTCGCCCTTCGTGGGCCGGCTGGACGACATCAACCTGGACGGCATGGAGCTGATCCGCGAGATCGTGGCCATCTTCGAGAACTACGGCTTCGCCACCCAGTGCCTGGCCGCCAGCATCCGCCAGCCCCGCCATGTCACGGACGCGGCCCTGGCCGGCGCCCATGTGGCCACCATCCCCACCAAGGTCTTCGACCAGATGCTGAAGCACCCCCTCACGGACAAGGGCGTGGAGGGCTTCCTGGCCGATTGGGCGAAGAGCGGCCGCTGA
- a CDS encoding histidine triad nucleotide-binding protein codes for MAETPKPAAPAPTPTPAPAPAACVFCKIVAGTAPSRKVYEDKYVLAFWDIRPRAKVHLLVIPKQHVASLKELDELPVETRAALLSACVKVARDQGILDEGFRVISNAGKDASQSVFHLHFHVVGGEKLREDAITKDPAER; via the coding sequence GTGGCGGAGACGCCGAAACCCGCCGCACCGGCACCAACTCCAACCCCAGCGCCAGCCCCGGCGGCCTGCGTCTTCTGCAAGATCGTGGCGGGGACGGCCCCCTCGCGGAAGGTTTACGAAGACAAGTATGTCCTGGCCTTCTGGGACATCCGGCCCCGCGCCAAAGTGCACCTGCTGGTCATCCCCAAGCAGCATGTGGCCAGCCTCAAGGAGCTGGACGAGCTGCCCGTGGAGACCCGCGCGGCCCTGCTCAGCGCCTGCGTGAAGGTGGCCCGGGACCAGGGGATCCTGGACGAGGGTTTCCGCGTCATCTCCAACGCCGGAAAGGACGCCAGCCAGAGCGTCTTCCACCTCCACTTCCATGTGGTGGGCGGCGAAAAGCTCCGCGAGGACGCCATCACGAAAGATCCGGCGGAACGGTAA
- a CDS encoding aspartate ammonia-lyase yields MDAITSVLRRCEIFSGLSDADLSLIAKAARRREVPAGTCLFRQGEARMGATVIAEGRVEISRDNGEGAEPVVILGPGDVAGEQSFLAVSMHTATGQTLTPAVLLDLDREAVLGSLGQDGAAAIAVLSKVANVLHQRLLYSATPRTGREQAYASGRTRRETDLIGPLEVPEDALFGVQTLRAVHNFPITGVPTSHFPAMIRALAMVKQGAARANAKLGLLDAPIAEAIDRACQEIIDGHWHGHFPTDMVQGGAGTSTNMNANEVIANRALELLGHARGEYAFCHPNDHVNLGQSTNDVYPTALRLSTIFMLKNLLEAMNRLKAALHAKGREFSDVIKMGRTQLQDAVPMTLGQEFEAYAVTTGEDIQRLQETARFFLEVNMGGTAIGTGICADPRYPQLVVEELCKVTGLDIVLAENLVEATPDTGAFVMFSGVVKRAAVKLSKLCNDLRLLSSGPRCGFGEINLPPMQPGSSIMPGKVNPVIPEVVNQVAFQVIGNDLTITLAAEAGQLQLNVMEPILAYSLATSMRNLTAAVNVLTTKCIVGITANRERCLDLVEHSIGIVTAVMPAIGYKRATEVAKEALETGLPVRELILRKGYLTPAELDEAFSLEAMTQPRPLR; encoded by the coding sequence ATGGATGCGATCACATCTGTCCTTCGCCGCTGCGAAATCTTTTCCGGGCTGTCCGACGCGGACCTGAGCCTGATTGCCAAGGCCGCGCGCCGCCGGGAAGTGCCAGCCGGCACCTGCCTCTTCCGCCAGGGCGAGGCCCGCATGGGCGCCACGGTCATCGCCGAGGGCCGCGTGGAGATCTCCCGCGACAACGGCGAAGGCGCCGAGCCCGTGGTGATCCTCGGCCCCGGGGATGTGGCGGGCGAACAGTCCTTCCTCGCCGTCAGCATGCACACCGCCACCGGCCAGACGCTCACGCCCGCTGTGCTGCTGGACCTGGACCGCGAGGCCGTGCTCGGCAGCCTGGGCCAGGATGGCGCCGCGGCCATCGCCGTGCTCAGCAAGGTTGCCAATGTCCTGCACCAGCGGCTGCTCTACTCGGCCACGCCCCGCACCGGCCGCGAGCAGGCCTACGCCAGCGGCCGCACCCGCCGCGAGACCGACCTCATCGGCCCCCTGGAGGTGCCCGAGGACGCCCTCTTCGGCGTGCAGACCCTGCGCGCCGTGCACAACTTCCCCATCACGGGCGTGCCCACCAGCCACTTCCCGGCCATGATCCGCGCCCTGGCCATGGTCAAGCAGGGCGCCGCCCGGGCCAACGCCAAGCTCGGCCTGCTGGACGCACCCATCGCGGAGGCCATCGACCGGGCCTGCCAGGAGATCATCGACGGCCACTGGCACGGCCACTTCCCCACCGACATGGTGCAGGGCGGCGCCGGCACCTCCACCAACATGAATGCCAACGAGGTGATCGCCAACCGGGCGCTGGAGCTGCTGGGCCACGCGCGCGGCGAGTACGCCTTCTGCCACCCCAACGACCATGTGAACCTCGGGCAGAGTACGAACGATGTCTATCCCACGGCCCTGCGTCTCAGCACCATCTTCATGCTGAAGAACCTGCTCGAGGCCATGAACCGCCTCAAGGCGGCCCTGCACGCCAAGGGCCGCGAGTTCTCCGATGTGATCAAGATGGGCCGCACCCAGCTGCAGGACGCCGTGCCCATGACCCTGGGCCAGGAGTTCGAGGCCTACGCCGTCACCACGGGGGAGGACATCCAGCGCCTGCAGGAGACCGCCCGCTTCTTCCTCGAGGTGAACATGGGCGGCACGGCCATCGGCACGGGCATCTGCGCCGATCCCCGCTATCCGCAGCTCGTGGTCGAGGAGTTGTGCAAGGTGACGGGTCTGGACATCGTCCTGGCGGAGAACCTCGTCGAGGCCACGCCCGATACCGGCGCCTTCGTCATGTTCTCCGGTGTCGTGAAGCGCGCCGCGGTGAAGCTCAGCAAGCTCTGCAACGACCTGCGCCTGCTCAGCAGCGGTCCCCGCTGCGGCTTCGGCGAGATCAACCTCCCCCCCATGCAGCCCGGCAGCAGCATCATGCCCGGCAAGGTGAACCCTGTGATCCCCGAGGTGGTGAACCAGGTGGCTTTCCAGGTCATCGGTAACGACCTCACCATCACCCTCGCCGCCGAGGCTGGCCAGCTCCAGCTGAATGTGATGGAGCCCATCCTGGCCTACAGCCTGGCCACCAGCATGCGCAACCTCACGGCCGCGGTGAATGTCCTCACCACCAAGTGCATCGTGGGCATCACCGCCAACCGGGAGCGTTGCCTCGACCTCGTGGAGCACAGCATCGGCATCGTCACCGCCGTGATGCCCGCCATCGGCTACAAGCGCGCCACCGAGGTCGCGAAGGAGGCCCTGGAGACCGGGCTGCCCGTGCGGGAGCTGATCCTGCGCAAGGGCTACCTCACCCCGGCGGAGCTCGATGAGGCCTTCAGCCTCGAGGCCATGACCCAGCCGAGGCCCCTCCGCTAG
- a CDS encoding DUF4410 domain-containing protein: MPRFLIVLMGPALCLCAQAPLPPAPEPTAPVAAPVVAPAPLATSTTPTPKAAVPKAPLQDDGLLDPSWFGEGIAFTKGDDVDFFWIKPGLDLTGRSLHMRPWEDPAMLRKGRDGKDNAKATELTDSFPGMLRGALTGAFNGRAKVSRTEGDLVLTGRFVDANAGSKAAKWLIGLGAGSETATWDLKVLDPKTGELLLAVHHRAISGTAMSNIQDKLVKWADKFASFVAVRALK; encoded by the coding sequence ATGCCCCGTTTCCTCATCGTGTTGATGGGCCCTGCCTTGTGCCTGTGCGCCCAGGCGCCGCTCCCTCCGGCTCCCGAGCCCACCGCCCCAGTTGCGGCTCCCGTGGTCGCCCCCGCGCCACTGGCGACCTCGACCACCCCGACGCCCAAAGCGGCGGTCCCGAAGGCACCCCTGCAGGACGATGGCCTGCTCGATCCCTCCTGGTTCGGCGAGGGCATCGCCTTCACCAAGGGCGATGATGTGGACTTCTTCTGGATCAAGCCCGGACTCGACCTCACGGGGCGCTCCCTCCACATGCGGCCCTGGGAGGATCCCGCCATGCTCCGCAAGGGCCGGGACGGGAAGGACAACGCCAAGGCCACCGAGTTGACGGACAGCTTTCCGGGCATGCTGCGGGGAGCCCTGACGGGCGCCTTCAACGGCCGGGCCAAGGTGAGCCGCACCGAAGGCGACCTGGTGCTCACGGGCCGCTTCGTGGACGCCAATGCGGGCAGCAAGGCGGCCAAATGGCTCATCGGCCTGGGTGCCGGCAGCGAGACCGCCACCTGGGACCTGAAGGTGCTGGACCCGAAGACCGGGGAGCTCCTCCTGGCAGTCCACCACCGCGCCATCAGCGGCACGGCCATGAGCAACATCCAGGACAAGCTGGTGAAGTGGGCAGACAAATTCGCCTCCTTCGTGGCGGTCCGCGCCCTCAAGTAG
- a CDS encoding acyl-CoA carboxylase subunit beta yields the protein MSLEKKIEILKAKHAQALAGGGEARVQKQHEGGKLTARERVAAFLDEGSFEEMDALMVHRAWGVEKIPGDGVVTGFGRVDGRPVAVFAQDFTVFGGSLSEAYAKKICKVMDLAMKVGCPVIGLNDSGGARIQEGVVSLGGYADIFLRNTLASGVIPQISLIMGPCAGGAVYSPAITDFITMVKGTSYMFVTGPDVIKTVTHEEVTKEELGGAHTHAAKSGVAHFVCASDLAALAHTRELLSFLPSNNLGEAPRRAPKNPMPLENPELDKVVPDDPSKPYDIRDIIRGVVDDAHFFEVHEAFAPNLVVGFARIDGRSIGIVANQPAFYAGVLDIASSEKGARFVRFCDAFNIPLITFEDVPGFLPGVTQEHGGIIRHGAKLLFAYCEATVPKITVITRKAYGGAYCVMASKHIRTDFNFAYPTAEIAVMGAEGAMNVLHGKSIAIAPDPAARKAELVAEYNEKFANPYIAAEFGFVDEVILPRETRQKLVKALAFLETKRDSMPPKKHGNIPL from the coding sequence ATGTCCCTCGAAAAGAAGATCGAGATCCTCAAAGCCAAGCATGCCCAGGCCCTGGCCGGCGGGGGCGAGGCGCGGGTCCAGAAGCAGCATGAGGGCGGCAAGCTCACGGCCCGGGAGCGGGTGGCGGCCTTCCTCGACGAGGGCTCCTTCGAGGAGATGGATGCCCTCATGGTCCACCGGGCCTGGGGCGTGGAGAAGATCCCAGGCGATGGCGTGGTGACCGGCTTCGGCCGCGTGGACGGCCGCCCCGTGGCGGTCTTCGCCCAAGACTTCACGGTCTTCGGCGGATCGCTCAGCGAGGCCTACGCCAAGAAGATCTGCAAGGTGATGGACCTGGCCATGAAGGTGGGCTGCCCGGTCATCGGCCTCAACGACAGCGGGGGCGCCCGCATCCAGGAGGGCGTGGTGAGCCTCGGCGGCTATGCCGACATCTTCCTGCGCAACACCCTCGCCAGCGGCGTCATCCCCCAGATCAGCCTCATCATGGGCCCCTGCGCGGGCGGCGCGGTCTACAGCCCGGCCATCACGGACTTCATCACCATGGTGAAGGGCACGAGCTACATGTTCGTGACAGGGCCCGATGTCATCAAGACCGTCACCCACGAAGAAGTCACAAAGGAGGAACTGGGCGGCGCGCACACCCACGCGGCCAAGAGCGGCGTGGCCCACTTCGTCTGCGCCAGCGACCTCGCGGCCCTGGCCCACACCCGTGAGCTGCTCTCCTTCCTCCCCAGCAACAACCTCGGCGAGGCACCCCGACGCGCGCCCAAGAACCCCATGCCTCTGGAGAATCCCGAGCTCGACAAGGTGGTGCCGGACGATCCCAGCAAGCCCTATGACATCCGCGACATCATCCGCGGCGTGGTGGACGACGCGCACTTCTTCGAGGTACACGAGGCCTTCGCGCCGAACCTGGTCGTGGGCTTCGCCCGCATCGACGGCCGCAGCATCGGCATCGTGGCCAACCAACCCGCCTTCTACGCGGGCGTGCTGGACATCGCGTCGAGCGAAAAGGGCGCCCGCTTCGTGCGCTTCTGCGACGCCTTCAACATCCCGCTGATCACCTTCGAGGATGTACCGGGCTTCCTGCCGGGCGTGACGCAGGAGCACGGCGGCATCATCCGCCACGGCGCCAAGCTGCTCTTCGCCTACTGCGAGGCCACGGTCCCCAAGATCACCGTCATCACCCGCAAGGCCTACGGCGGAGCCTACTGCGTGATGGCCAGCAAGCACATCCGAACGGACTTCAACTTCGCCTATCCCACGGCGGAGATCGCCGTCATGGGGGCCGAGGGCGCCATGAATGTCCTGCACGGCAAGTCCATCGCCATCGCGCCCGATCCGGCCGCCCGCAAGGCGGAGCTCGTGGCCGAGTACAACGAGAAGTTCGCCAATCCCTACATCGCCGCGGAATTCGGCTTCGTGGACGAGGTGATCCTCCCCCGCGAAACCCGCCAGAAGCTGGTCAAGGCCCTGGCCTTCCTCGAGACCAAGCGCGACAGCATGCCCCCCAAGAAGCACGGGAACATCCCCCTGTAG
- a CDS encoding CPBP family glutamic-type intramembrane protease, which yields MHRAFVDDHGAVRNGWKILGFFALMLLFSLLTGGLHLLLPGRWKTLIPGQWIGTLSVLGVSWICLRIEDAPLTSLGLRLDRRFVRDLALGSLGGFGLMVITAAIVWGAGGVHWVRTAGIGPADLLKGAWLYLAVACFEEILFRGYPFQRAVRGLGFPLAQLAFAAFFALGHWGNPGMAGATKAWATLNIALAALLLAFCWRRTGSLALPIGVHLGWNWTQGNLLGFGVSGTTNQGWWTPAFLGRPDWLTGGAFGLEASLICGLVCTAAITGLWRWRGIRAGAGASTASGS from the coding sequence ATGCACCGAGCCTTCGTCGACGACCATGGCGCCGTCCGCAACGGCTGGAAGATCCTGGGGTTTTTCGCCCTCATGCTGCTGTTCAGCCTCCTCACGGGCGGCCTTCATCTTCTGCTTCCGGGCCGCTGGAAGACGCTGATTCCGGGGCAGTGGATCGGCACCCTGTCGGTGCTGGGCGTGTCCTGGATCTGCCTGCGGATCGAAGACGCGCCCCTGACCTCCCTGGGCCTGCGCCTCGACCGGCGCTTCGTCCGAGACCTCGCCCTGGGTTCCCTGGGCGGGTTCGGCCTGATGGTGATCACGGCAGCCATCGTCTGGGGGGCCGGCGGCGTGCACTGGGTCCGGACCGCCGGCATCGGCCCCGCCGACCTCCTGAAGGGGGCCTGGCTGTACCTCGCCGTGGCCTGCTTCGAAGAGATCCTCTTCCGCGGCTACCCCTTCCAGCGGGCGGTGCGGGGCCTGGGCTTCCCCCTGGCCCAGTTGGCCTTCGCCGCCTTCTTCGCCTTGGGCCATTGGGGCAACCCCGGCATGGCCGGGGCCACCAAGGCCTGGGCCACGCTGAACATCGCCCTGGCGGCCCTGCTGCTGGCCTTCTGCTGGCGCCGCACGGGCAGCCTGGCCCTGCCCATCGGCGTGCACCTGGGCTGGAACTGGACGCAAGGCAACCTGCTCGGGTTCGGCGTGAGCGGCACGACCAACCAGGGCTGGTGGACCCCGGCCTTTCTTGGGCGTCCCGACTGGCTCACCGGCGGCGCCTTCGGGCTGGAGGCCAGCCTGATCTGCGGCCTCGTCTGCACGGCGGCCATCACCGGGCTGTGGCGCTGGCGGGGAATCAGGGCTGGTGCCGGTGCTTCCACTGCTTCGGGGTCTTGA
- a CDS encoding GNAT family N-acetyltransferase: MDQDTSYTSAMNATLRPSTPADLEIHVAHRLAMFRTMKVGTDEGLSRMAEAFRPQLRTWLHTGQCRGFIVEEDGRAVASVLLLMRDAIPTPVTPLSVRGYLFNIYTEPTHRRRGLAARLTDAVLDLARELGLEILEVHASLEAEGLYQRLGFMPTSEMRLVMSAGIKTPKQWKHRHQP; the protein is encoded by the coding sequence ATGGATCAGGATACCTCCTACACTAGCGCCATGAACGCGACCCTCCGACCCTCCACGCCCGCCGACCTGGAGATCCATGTGGCCCATCGCCTGGCCATGTTCCGGACCATGAAAGTGGGCACGGATGAGGGCCTCTCGCGCATGGCCGAGGCCTTCCGCCCCCAGCTCCGCACCTGGCTCCACACGGGCCAGTGCCGCGGATTCATCGTGGAGGAGGACGGCCGCGCCGTGGCCAGCGTCCTCCTGCTGATGCGGGACGCGATCCCCACCCCTGTGACGCCGCTGTCCGTGCGGGGCTACCTCTTCAACATCTACACGGAGCCCACCCACCGCCGCCGGGGCCTGGCGGCGCGCCTGACGGACGCGGTGCTGGACCTGGCGCGGGAGCTGGGTCTGGAGATCCTCGAAGTGCACGCCAGCCTGGAGGCCGAGGGGCTGTACCAGCGCCTGGGCTTCATGCCCACGAGCGAGATGCGCCTGGTGATGAGTGCCGGGATCAAGACCCCGAAGCAGTGGAAGCACCGGCACCAGCCCTGA
- a CDS encoding MBL fold metallo-hydrolase, which produces MHYAALASGSKGNCHALSDGSRTLLIDAGISLLQIRQRLGALAWDPGLVRAVALTHEHSDHIGAVGVILRRTDWSILATAATRTAVQRAQGLEIPASRWIEVEAGHPCDWDGWRVLPFALPHDAEDPVAYRVEAGGMAAAVVTDLGHPTALVADHLQELDLLVLEANHDVEMLREGSYPPQLKARILSRVGHLSNAAMAELLTRVLSPRLKQVVLAHLSESNNHPNLARFAAEEALRGAATALHLAHQREPLALPSAAI; this is translated from the coding sequence ATGCACTATGCAGCTCTCGCCTCCGGTTCCAAGGGGAACTGCCATGCCCTGTCGGACGGGAGCCGGACCCTGCTCATCGATGCGGGCATCTCCCTGCTCCAGATCCGCCAGCGCCTGGGCGCCCTGGCCTGGGATCCCGGCCTGGTGCGCGCCGTGGCGCTCACCCACGAGCACTCGGACCACATCGGAGCCGTGGGGGTGATCCTGCGTCGCACCGACTGGTCCATCCTGGCCACCGCCGCCACCCGGACCGCCGTGCAGCGGGCGCAGGGTCTCGAGATCCCCGCCTCGCGCTGGATCGAGGTGGAGGCCGGGCACCCCTGCGACTGGGACGGCTGGCGGGTGCTCCCCTTCGCCCTGCCCCATGACGCCGAGGACCCCGTGGCCTACCGCGTGGAGGCCGGAGGCATGGCGGCGGCGGTGGTCACGGACCTGGGGCACCCCACAGCCCTGGTGGCGGACCACCTCCAGGAGCTGGACCTCCTGGTGCTGGAGGCCAACCACGATGTGGAGATGCTGCGGGAGGGCAGCTATCCGCCCCAGCTCAAGGCCCGCATCCTCAGCCGGGTGGGACACCTCAGCAACGCCGCCATGGCCGAGCTGCTGACCCGGGTCCTGTCGCCCCGGCTGAAGCAGGTGGTGCTGGCGCACCTGAGCGAATCGAACAACCACCCCAACCTGGCCCGCTTCGCCGCCGAGGAGGCCCTGCGGGGCGCCGCCACGGCCCTGCACCTGGCCCACCAGCGGGAACCCCTCGCCCTCCCTTCCGCCGCCATCTGA
- a CDS encoding outer membrane lipoprotein carrier protein LolA, with product MIRRLSFLFCLALSQVAPAAPPPLREAVERFDAAQAQVQTLQCPFTLTLRRALLKTPSVTKGTLYLQGSDFVHFAFQPPEDLILHLTPKALVSYSPGAGEGELMKIGLIRNADRKFLGLGQKLSYLSEYFQIRLEETRDLPGTWFLAMVPRTLSMRKRMQALNLWVDKETWLPRQVQWIERSGDSWLVELGALRTNQALPAAVTGFKLPEGIPVRSDFSFFATRKK from the coding sequence ATGATCCGACGCCTGTCCTTCCTCTTCTGCCTGGCCCTGTCCCAGGTGGCCCCGGCCGCCCCGCCCCCCCTGCGGGAGGCCGTGGAGCGCTTCGATGCGGCCCAGGCCCAGGTGCAGACCCTCCAGTGCCCCTTCACGCTCACCCTGCGCCGCGCCCTGCTGAAGACCCCCTCGGTCACCAAGGGCACCCTCTACCTGCAGGGCTCGGACTTCGTCCATTTCGCCTTCCAGCCGCCAGAGGACCTAATCCTGCACCTCACCCCCAAGGCCCTTGTCTCCTATAGCCCCGGTGCCGGGGAGGGCGAGTTGATGAAGATCGGCCTGATTCGGAACGCCGATCGCAAGTTCCTCGGCCTGGGCCAGAAGCTCAGCTACCTCTCTGAGTATTTCCAGATCCGCCTCGAGGAGACGCGGGACCTGCCCGGAACTTGGTTCCTGGCCATGGTGCCCCGGACACTATCCATGCGGAAGCGGATGCAGGCCCTGAACCTCTGGGTGGACAAGGAGACCTGGCTGCCGAGGCAAGTCCAGTGGATCGAGCGCAGCGGCGACTCCTGGCTGGTGGAGCTGGGGGCCCTGCGAACCAACCAGGCCCTGCCCGCCGCCGTCACGGGCTTCAAGCTCCCCGAGGGCATCCCCGTGCGCAGCGACTTCAGCTTCTTCGCCACGCGGAAAAAGTAG
- a CDS encoding FHA domain-containing protein: protein MIVVCQACQARFQYDDSRFGGVRTKRFKCPKCSHVFEVVNPAMGALPVGETLTHPFTGPVPEVGSEPGPDRLPEPGAEPTPQTPIPPARTTARRDREAMLVAAGLQKPGLPSGYRFSLAFLSGPQASTVQVLDRPRVVIGREEGDVITRDPETSRCHAILEIHGDGTVWITDQQSTNGTHVNGERISEPVQLASQQEFTCGNSTFMLLVRNIDEFPLN from the coding sequence ATGATCGTGGTGTGCCAGGCCTGCCAGGCCCGCTTCCAATATGACGACAGTCGCTTCGGCGGCGTCCGGACGAAGCGTTTCAAGTGCCCGAAGTGCAGCCATGTCTTCGAGGTGGTGAACCCGGCGATGGGGGCCCTGCCGGTGGGGGAAACGCTCACCCATCCCTTCACTGGGCCCGTCCCCGAGGTGGGTTCCGAACCAGGGCCCGACCGGCTCCCTGAGCCGGGCGCTGAGCCCACCCCGCAGACCCCGATCCCCCCCGCCCGCACCACGGCCCGCCGGGATCGCGAAGCCATGCTGGTGGCCGCCGGCCTCCAGAAGCCGGGGCTGCCCTCCGGCTACCGCTTCAGCCTGGCCTTCCTCAGCGGCCCGCAGGCCTCCACGGTGCAGGTGCTGGACCGCCCCCGCGTCGTCATCGGCCGGGAAGAGGGCGATGTCATCACCCGGGATCCCGAGACCTCGCGCTGCCACGCGATCCTGGAGATCCACGGCGACGGCACGGTGTGGATCACGGACCAGCAGTCCACCAACGGCACCCATGTGAACGGGGAACGCATCTCGGAACCCGTCCAGCTCGCCAGTCAGCAGGAGTTCACCTGTGGAAACAGCACCTTCATGCTGTTGGTGCGCAACATCGACGAGTTTCCGCTGAATTGA